TCTGATCTGGGAAATGGTAACAGGCCAGTTCTCGGGTTTCTTGAACTGCCTGGGCCAGGAGGATCTTCTAGAAACCAGTATTGTATCGACTCCTGGATGACACCTAAGCACCGGCTCTGCAGCCTCCTCCACCAGCCAGTGGATTCGTGCTGCGGGAAATTGCTTTTTCAGCACAGGGATCACCGGCAAGGCCTGAATCACATCCCCCAGGGAACTCATCTTTATGACCAGAATATCCACTTAACAACACCTATGAAGTCTCACCATCAAACCATTAACCTCTCCAATAAGGCCTCCAGGCTGCCCATGCCTTGCACCTCCAGATCCACCTCTAAAGCCATGAGCAGAGGCACATCCAGGCCTGTCTCCCTGATCTTCCAGATATCTTTCTCTGTTGTGACTATGAGGTCCACCTCTCCAACAAGGCTCTTTATACATGAAGCATCGTGGGGAGTATACCAGTGATGGTCTGGGAAAAAAAGGCAGGGGCCCAACTCGGCCCCCAAGGCTCTGACCATGTTGCCAAGCCCATGGGGATCTCCTATGGCACAGACCAAGGCTGCCTTTTTGCCCCTCAGGAACTCCACAGGGTAGGTCTGCTGGCCCCCCATGACCCTCAGATTCTTGGCCCTCAAAAATGCTCCAATGGATGGGATCGGCTTTGTTGCCTCTGAGTATTGGATCTGGGATCCCCCATCTGGCTCACCTGTAAATACAAGCAGTTGAGCCCTCTTAAGAGAACTCACAGGTTCCCTAAGGGGGCCTGCTGGTATTAGTTTGTTGTTGCCCCAGGGTCTCGGAAGCCTTGCCACCACAAGATCCAAATCACGAGCCAAGGCCCTGTGCTGAAATCCGTCATCCAGGATGAAAACATCGCAGTGATTTGTCTCCCAAGCCGCCATGCCTGCCCTAAACCTGTCAGCCCCGACCCAAATTGACACTCCCTTTAGTCTTTGGGCCATCATGTAAGGCTCGTCTCCTGCGGCTCTGACAGATACCTTGCTTCCGTTGCCTTCGCTTACCTGCAGGATGGAAGAGGTTCTAGACCTTCCATAACCTCTGGAAAGAACAGTGACCTTGGCGCCCTTTTGTTTGAGTAAGTCTGAAAGCAGGATCACCATGGGGGTCTTGCCGGTCCCGCCTGCGGTCAGGTTCCCCACCGAGACAACAGGAGCCGGAAGCCTCCTTACCCCGATTCCCTTGTCATACCATCTGTTCCTGAGATGGACCGCCCCTCTGTAGAACCAGGAGATACACCCAAGGGGCACTCCCCATGCGTCCCGGGGCTCCTGAGCGAACCTCACCCTGGATTCCACAGCAGCCCTCAAGCCCAAGGGTCTCTCTCCAAAAGGGGTTCCAGGATCTCCATGGTCCTTTGGGTGGCTCCCCTGTGGGCCAAAAGCACTGATTGTGCCCTATGCCCCATCCTCTCCACCAGTTCCGGATTTCTCAGGAGTTCCCCCACAAAAAGGAGCAGCTCTTCTTCATTATTCACGGATCTGGCTCCGCCAGCTTTCAACAGCACAGAGGCTATTTCCCTGAAATTCTCCATGTGAGGACCAAAAACCACCGCCTTACCATGCAAAGCAGCTTCCAGAGGGTTGTGGCCTCCTTTTGGTACCAAACTGCCTCCCACAAAAACAACCGTAGCCAAAACATATACCTGAGCCAACTCTCCAATACTGTCCAACAGGATGACCCTGGCCCCTGGGCGTGTTGGCCTGGTCCTTCTGCGGACTTCAACACCCATGCAGGCCACAAGGGTTTCCACCTCATCGAACCTTTCGGGTGCTCTAGGAGCAATCACCAGGTAAAGATTGGGATTGGCTTGGGACAGCTTTAGAAAGGCTCTTAGAATCACTTCTTCCTCTCCAGGGTGTGTGCTTCCTGCCACCCAGACCTGAGCCCCATTGGGTATATTCAGTAAGGTTCTCCAATGGGATTGCTCCAGCGGTGGAATGGAAACATCGAACTTCATGTTGCCCACCACATGGACCCTGGCTGGATCAGCACCCATGGCAACCATTCTTTCTGCTGACTCCTGGGACTGCATGCAGAAAACCTCAAAACATTCCAGCACCGTCTTGAAAAGGGACCTGAACCTCTTGTATTGGGGGAAGGAGCGATCTGATATTCGGCCGTTTACCATGGCTGAGGGGATCTTGTGGCGTCTCATACCAGCCAGGAGGTTTGGCCATATCTCCGTCTCAGCTGTGATGAAAAGGCCAGGACGCAAACTGCGGATCGCCCTTTCAACACTCCAAGGCAGATCATAAGGCAGGTAAAAGGTGTCTCTGATGCCTCGGGCCTTTGCCTTGGCCACTGCCTGCCCCGTGGAGGTCACTGTGGAAAGCCATACCCCCCTTTGCTTGCAGGCAGAGCTCAAGGCTTCTAGGAGGGGAAGGCTTGCCATTACCTCTCCCACCGAGACTGCATGGAACCAAACGCCTGGGTGTTGCTGACCTCTTAGACGGGGAGCCTTGCCCATGAGTTTCTCAAAGAAACCTGTGCGCATCCTAGGTTTCAAGGCCAAGAGGCTCGCCCACAAAGGGCTTCCCAGTGCCAGGGCCACCATGAGTGCCGCGTTGTACAAAGCCACAGGGCCTTGCATGGCACTTTCAACCCGCTGGTGAAAGGAAGTATTCATCTGCTCTCTGGGTTATGAGTTTCATCCTTTGTTCCAAGGCCTCTCGGATGTGCTCTCTTTGGGAAGCGTCGGCCTGGGCTGGTACCCACAAAGGATGATCCCAAATGAAGATTCCCTGGGTAAAAGGCATGGGCAAGACAAGGCCGTCCCAACTGGGTATCTCCAAACGACTCCTTGTACTGAAAGATACTGCAATGATGGGAAGCCCCGTTTTCCAGGCCAGCTCCACGATTCCCTTTTGCACCTTATAACGAGGCCCCCTGGGCCCATCGGGGGTTATGACTATGTCTTGGCCTTCCTGAGCACTTCTGATCAATTCCCTGAAGGCCCGTGCCCCACCCCTGGTGCTGGATCCCCTTACACTGCCGAAGCCAAAGTGAAGCATGACCCGGCGGATTATCTCTCCATCTGTGTGCTGACTGATGAGGATCCTAAGCCCCCTTCCTCTGTAGAAGAAAGGCGCCATCAACATTCGGTTGTGCCAAAAAGCCAGAATGACCCGCTGCCCCCCCAACCAAAGTCTCCTGGCCGGCTCGGGGTTGATTTCCACCCAGCGGATGCTCTTCTCCAATGCCCTAAGAAGCCAGTACACAAGCGGTGGAAGCCCTCGTACAAGGGTTGAGCGCACAAAACGCTTACTCACCTGGGCCCTCCTTCAAGCCCAATGGCTCTTGCTTGGTAGCTGTCCATGGATTCGGCCTGAAGTCTGTAAAGACGCGCATACTCTCCGTTGAGTTTCAGGAGGCTTGGGTGATCACCTTCCTCCACTATGGTTCCCCTCTTTATCACCACTATGCGCTGGGCATTGCGAACCGTGGAGAGGCGATGGGCTATGACCAGCACCGTACGGCCTTTCATCAAGACCTCCAGGGCCTTTTGCACCTCTTCTTCAGACTCTGCATCCAGGGAGGATGTGGCCTCATCCAGAATCAATATGGGGGCGTCCTTTACGAGGGCTCTTGCTATGCATAACCTCTGGCGCTCACCGCCTGAGAGTTTTGTGCCTGCTTCCCCGATGATCGTATTATATCCCTCGGGGAGCATTTCTATGAAGCCATGGGCATTGGCCGCCATGGCTGCAGCCCGGATCTCCTCCAGGGATGCGCCTGGTCGACCATAGGCAATGTTGTTCAGTACAGTGTCGTTGAAGAGCACCGTGTGCTGAGTGACCAGTGCTATTTGCCCCCTGAGGGAGCTCAGAGTGACCTCCCGTACATCATGGCCGTCTATCATGACCACTCCTTCGGTGGGATCAAAAAAACGGGGAATCAAATGGGCCAAAGTAGTCTTGCCTCCACCGCTTTCTCCCACCAGGGCCACAACTTCACCCTTGGATATGCGAAGATTCACATGGGAGAGCACCCTTTCTTGGCCATAACCGAAACTCACATCCCTGAGTTCCACGGCCTGAGTTATGGGAGCCAAGATCCTGGCCCCTGGCATTTCCTTTACCTCAGGTTCTTCGTCCAAGACCTGGAAAATGCGCTCTGCCGCAGCCATGCCTTCTTGAACCAAGAGGTTCAACTTGTTAAGTCTCTTTATGGGCTCGTAGAGCATCCCCAGAGCAGCAATGAAAGAGAAAAAAGCCCCTGTAGTCATCTCTCCATTGAGCACTCTGTAGCCGCCCACATATATGGCCGCAGCAGCCCCGATTCCACCCAGTGTTTCCATCAGTGGGGAAGAAAGTGCTCTAATCCTGTAACGCTTCATGAGGGTGCGAAAAAGCGCCTTGTTCTCCTTGCAAAATCTCTCTTTTTCTCTTGCCTCCTGGCAAAAAGCCTTCACCACAGGCTGACCCGAGAGCACCTCATGTAAAATGGTGGTGAGAGAGCCCATCTGTACTTGGGATCTTCTGCTGAAACCCCTGATGCGTTTGCCCATCTTGGCAAGAGGGGCCACCGCAGCAGGAAAAACTATGAGAGACACCGTGGCCAGGAGCCAGTCATTGTGGAAGATGACCCCAACCAAGGCGCAGATGGTAAGAATATCTTTCAAGAAACCTGTCACAGCATCGGTCACCGTGCCGTGGAGCAGATTTACGTCGTTGGTGATCCTTGAAATGAGCTGTCCCGTCGGATTTCTGTGAAAAAAAGAAAGGGAGAGATCCTGCAGGTGGCCGTATACTTTTTCCCTCACATCTGCGATGACCCGCTGACCCACCCAGGCCATGAGATATGCCTGACCGTAATCGGCAAGCCCCTTGCCTAGACTCACTCCCATCACAGCCAGGGGTAGCAAAGCCAGCATTGTGGCGTCTTGCTCCACAAATATGCGATCCACTACCGGCTTGACCAGCCATGCCAGGGCGCCTGAGAAGGCCGAGTAGATGCCCATGCAGGCCACGGCCCCAACAAGCCTCCTGATGTAAGGACGCACGAAACCCAAGAGCCTGATATAGATCTTCACTGCTTCTCTCCTTCACTGCCCAAGGATGAGCAAAGCCTCGGTTCTCTGCCCAGCATCTCTGAGGCCATACGGGCCACATTGATACTGGCTCTCTGGGTGCCTAGATCCTGGGCCAACCTGGCCATGGCTTCCTGCATTTTTGTGCGCCGGCAGGGGTCCTCTAGAAGATCTGATATCTCATCAGCCAACCTTTGGGTTGTGAAATCCTTTTGGATCAGCTCTGGCACCACCTTGTGGCCTGCCAATATGTTCACCAGGGAAACATGTTTCACCTTTACCATGGCTCTGGCCAGCAAGTAGCTCACCCAGGAGGCCTTGTAAACCACCACCATGGGGGTGCCCAGCAAGGCGGCTTCCAGGGTTGCAGTTCCCGAAGCCACAGCCGCCACTGTTGATACACGCAAGACATCATGAGCCTTCCCCTGGATCACCCTGACTCCAGGGCATATGTTTTGGGCTCTCATGCGAATGGGTTCTAGTTCCAGAGCAGGAGAAAGGGCCACCACGGGTATAAGCCCGTGGAGCTTGCCCGTGAGAATCCTGGCCGCTTCCAACATGACCGGTAAGATCCGTTCCACTTCCTTGGAACGACTCCCGGGCAGAAGCCCCAAAATTGTACATTGGGGATTCAGTCCCAGGTCTGTCATGGCCTGTTGCCTGGAGTTTTCCATGGGGATCTCTTCCAGAAGTGGATGCCCCACATATGTGGCTGGTACCCCACCTGAACAAAAGAATTCCTCCTCAAAAGGCAATATCACGGCCAATCTTTCCACCAGCCTGGCCATCTGTCTGACCCTGCCTCTTCTCCAGGCCCAAGCCTGTGGGGCTATGTAGTAAAGGATCCTGATCCCTCTTTTTCTCAGGGCCCTTGCCAGCCATAGGTTGAAGTCTGGAAAGTCCACCAGAATAGCAAGGCTTGGATTTCTGTCTTGGACGGCCCTAAGCAGCCTTCTCCTGGCCGTGAGAATGGCCTTGAGGTGGGAGAGCACCTCCGAGATTCCCACCACCGAAACCCCGGAGATATCCACCAAGAGCTCCACCCCCTTTTTCTGCATATGCATGCCGCCCATACCCCAAAGCCTCAGATGAGGACACATTTCCCTCAAAGCAGCTGCCACATGGGCGGCGTGCAGGTCGCCCGAGGGCTCCCCAGCCACCATCAAGACCTGAGACGTCCCTTTCATGGATTTTCAAGCCCGCAGATTCAGGTTTTCCAGTCAGAAACAGCTCTTCTCTCTAGTGGCAGCCAATACCGGTCTTCATGAGGGCTTCATACGCCAGTTTATTTCTCCGGTTTGAAACCTGCTGCCCAACTCCCCTGCACGTGTGCTCTTAAAAACATTAGGTGTAGGGAGACATTTCCCCGTGTTTACATTCATGTTTCTGCTGTTTACCTGAAGCATCACAGATCAAGATACCAAGCCTAGATCCTGGGGCACATTGGCCTCTATGCTAGAACAAACAGCCAGTGCCACCTCCAGACACCTCAAAGCCGTGAGTCCATCGACCTCGGGCTTTCCACCCCTGGTGATCACATCTACGAATGAACTAACCTCTTCCAGCAGAGCGTCACCTGGTTCCATCTGAAGTTTCTCACCGGCGATTCTGGGCAGTGTGCCAGGGGCCTGAGGTGGAAGCTTCCTGAATATCTGTGCCTCAGTCCTTGCGAAATCTACTGAGATGTATGTATCCGGCTGGAATATTCTTATCTTTCTAAGGCTCTTGGCCGAAACCCTGCTGGCGGTCAAATTGGCTACCTGCCCCTTGGGAAAGCGAAGCCTTGCACTCACCATGTCATAGGTGGAGGTCAACACAGGCACACCTATGGCCTCCACTTCCACTGGAGTTTCCCCCAGCAAGTCCAGCACCAAGTCTATGTCATGGATCATCAGATCCAAGACAACGTCAACATCTGTGCCCCGCCCTGGATACGGGCTGATCCTCTCGCAATTGAAAAAGAGAGGCTTTCTTACCCTAGTTCTTATCTCCCGAAAAATGGGGTTGAATCGTTCCAAATGACCCACCTGCAAGACCACACCCTTCTCAATGCACAGATCCACCATTTCCTGGGCTTGCTCCAGGGTGGCAGCCATGGGCTTTTCCACCAGTACATGAATCCCTTTGTTCATGAGCCAGGTTGCTATCATGTGGTGATCAGTGGTGGGCACAGCCACGGTGACCGCGTCCACCCGTGCTTGAAGATCTCTGAAATCCGTCATGGGCTGGGCACCGGTTTCCTTGGCCACCGCCTTGGCCCGCTCGTACAACAGGTCCACCACAGCCACCAGTTCCACTTGAGGCAACTTGGCATACTTGAGAGCGTGGAAACGCCCCAAATATCCTGCTCCCACCACGGCAGCCCTAATCTTTCCCATCTCCCCCCCTTGCCTTCCAGCCTACAAGGATGACCCCCTTTTCCTGGGCCAGCCCGATCACTTCTGGTGGGTTCAGGAGCAAGGTCCGCCCGGCTTCCAAAGCCAGGAGCCGAGCTTCCACCTGGGCCATTGTGGTTATGGTCTTGCTGCCCACCACAGGCACATCGAAACGCATGTCCTGGTTGGGTTTACTACCCTTTACCACCACTGCACCAGGACCTCCCAAGAGGCCGGCACGGCCAATGGCCTGGTCCGTTCCCTCGATGGCCTCCACAGCAAGGATGACCCCTTCCTTCAAGACCACTGTCTGGCCGATGTCCAGGCCTCCCATGGCCTGCAAAGCCTCTATACCCAACCTCACATCCGCTTCTTGCTGCTCTGTGGGTGCTGGCCCGGTGATAAGCCCTTCGGGGGCCAGCCAGGGGCGAAGAAGTTCTTGAGAGCTGAGCACACAGATGCCATGGGATCCCAGCTCCTCGGCCAAGGCACCCAGGAGGGTGTCGTC
The nucleotide sequence above comes from bacterium. Encoded proteins:
- the lpxK gene encoding tetraacyldisaccharide 4'-kinase, with translation MGLRAAVESRVRFAQEPRDAWGVPLGCISWFYRGAVHLRNRWYDKGIGVRRLPAPVVSVGNLTAGGTGKTPMVILLSDLLKQKGAKVTVLSRGYGRSRTSSILQVSEGNGSKVSVRAAGDEPYMMAQRLKGVSIWVGADRFRAGMAAWETNHCDVFILDDGFQHRALARDLDLVVARLPRPWGNNKLIPAGPLREPVSSLKRAQLLVFTGEPDGGSQIQYSEATKPIPSIGAFLRAKNLRVMGGQQTYPVEFLRGKKAALVCAIGDPHGLGNMVRALGAELGPCLFFPDHHWYTPHDASCIKSLVGEVDLIVTTEKDIWKIRETGLDVPLLMALEVDLEVQGMGSLEALLERLMV
- a CDS encoding lysophospholipid acyltransferase family protein; the encoded protein is MSKRFVRSTLVRGLPPLVYWLLRALEKSIRWVEINPEPARRLWLGGQRVILAFWHNRMLMAPFFYRGRGLRILISQHTDGEIIRRVMLHFGFGSVRGSSTRGGARAFRELIRSAQEGQDIVITPDGPRGPRYKVQKGIVELAWKTGLPIIAVSFSTRSRLEIPSWDGLVLPMPFTQGIFIWDHPLWVPAQADASQREHIREALEQRMKLITQRADEYFLSPAG
- a CDS encoding 3-deoxy-D-manno-octulosonic acid transferase, with the translated sequence MNTSFHQRVESAMQGPVALYNAALMVALALGSPLWASLLALKPRMRTGFFEKLMGKAPRLRGQQHPGVWFHAVSVGEVMASLPLLEALSSACKQRGVWLSTVTSTGQAVAKAKARGIRDTFYLPYDLPWSVERAIRSLRPGLFITAETEIWPNLLAGMRRHKIPSAMVNGRISDRSFPQYKRFRSLFKTVLECFEVFCMQSQESAERMVAMGADPARVHVVGNMKFDVSIPPLEQSHWRTLLNIPNGAQVWVAGSTHPGEEEVILRAFLKLSQANPNLYLVIAPRAPERFDEVETLVACMGVEVRRRTRPTRPGARVILLDSIGELAQVYVLATVVFVGGSLVPKGGHNPLEAALHGKAVVFGPHMENFREIASVLLKAGGARSVNNEEELLLFVGELLRNPELVERMGHRAQSVLLAHRGATQRTMEILEPLLERDPWA
- the lpxB gene encoding lipid-A-disaccharide synthase; translation: MKGTSQVLMVAGEPSGDLHAAHVAAALREMCPHLRLWGMGGMHMQKKGVELLVDISGVSVVGISEVLSHLKAILTARRRLLRAVQDRNPSLAILVDFPDFNLWLARALRKRGIRILYYIAPQAWAWRRGRVRQMARLVERLAVILPFEEEFFCSGGVPATYVGHPLLEEIPMENSRQQAMTDLGLNPQCTILGLLPGSRSKEVERILPVMLEAARILTGKLHGLIPVVALSPALELEPIRMRAQNICPGVRVIQGKAHDVLRVSTVAAVASGTATLEAALLGTPMVVVYKASWVSYLLARAMVKVKHVSLVNILAGHKVVPELIQKDFTTQRLADEISDLLEDPCRRTKMQEAMARLAQDLGTQRASINVARMASEMLGREPRLCSSLGSEGEKQ
- a CDS encoding Gfo/Idh/MocA family oxidoreductase; the protein is MGKIRAAVVGAGYLGRFHALKYAKLPQVELVAVVDLLYERAKAVAKETGAQPMTDFRDLQARVDAVTVAVPTTDHHMIATWLMNKGIHVLVEKPMAATLEQAQEMVDLCIEKGVVLQVGHLERFNPIFREIRTRVRKPLFFNCERISPYPGRGTDVDVVLDLMIHDIDLVLDLLGETPVEVEAIGVPVLTSTYDMVSARLRFPKGQVANLTASRVSAKSLRKIRIFQPDTYISVDFARTEAQIFRKLPPQAPGTLPRIAGEKLQMEPGDALLEEVSSFVDVITRGGKPEVDGLTALRCLEVALAVCSSIEANVPQDLGLVS
- the lpxI gene encoding UDP-2,3-diacylglucosamine diphosphatase LpxI (LpxI, functionally equivalent to LpxH, replaces it in LPS biosynthesis in a minority of bacteria.), with translation MDSSWFEKISKEHEVVGLIAGNGPLPVLFAREAKARGMKVVAVAHEGETLPELEEMAWVVQWVRVGELRKLIETFTKRDVKRTLLLGGIDKKRALKELCLDDWALRLIQRLQQRGDDTLLGALAEELGSHGICVLSSQELLRPWLAPEGLITGPAPTEQQEADVRLGIEALQAMGGLDIGQTVVLKEGVILAVEAIEGTDQAIGRAGLLGGPGAVVVKGSKPNQDMRFDVPVVGSKTITTMAQVEARLLALEAGRTLLLNPPEVIGLAQEKGVILVGWKARGGDGKD
- a CDS encoding ABC transporter ATP-binding protein — its product is MKIYIRLLGFVRPYIRRLVGAVACMGIYSAFSGALAWLVKPVVDRIFVEQDATMLALLPLAVMGVSLGKGLADYGQAYLMAWVGQRVIADVREKVYGHLQDLSLSFFHRNPTGQLISRITNDVNLLHGTVTDAVTGFLKDILTICALVGVIFHNDWLLATVSLIVFPAAVAPLAKMGKRIRGFSRRSQVQMGSLTTILHEVLSGQPVVKAFCQEAREKERFCKENKALFRTLMKRYRIRALSSPLMETLGGIGAAAAIYVGGYRVLNGEMTTGAFFSFIAALGMLYEPIKRLNKLNLLVQEGMAAAERIFQVLDEEPEVKEMPGARILAPITQAVELRDVSFGYGQERVLSHVNLRISKGEVVALVGESGGGKTTLAHLIPRFFDPTEGVVMIDGHDVREVTLSSLRGQIALVTQHTVLFNDTVLNNIAYGRPGASLEEIRAAAMAANAHGFIEMLPEGYNTIIGEAGTKLSGGERQRLCIARALVKDAPILILDEATSSLDAESEEEVQKALEVLMKGRTVLVIAHRLSTVRNAQRIVVIKRGTIVEEGDHPSLLKLNGEYARLYRLQAESMDSYQARAIGLEGGPR